From a region of the Leucoraja erinacea ecotype New England chromosome 6, Leri_hhj_1, whole genome shotgun sequence genome:
- the LOC129697995 gene encoding LOW QUALITY PROTEIN: uncharacterized protein LOC129697995 (The sequence of the model RefSeq protein was modified relative to this genomic sequence to represent the inferred CDS: inserted 1 base in 1 codon): MVIWLYTSFLQNMINNDYAERIPTNQLYRDDGEIWYIKLHGVYHSKKGTLRVVFDCAAVFKGTSLNSELLQGPDLTNSLIGVLIKFRQEPIALMADIRSMFRQVKVTGKHIDYLRFVWWPEGDVQQDLVDHRMKVHLYGAVSSPSCANFALRKTADDNKDYFPEEVISTLIINFYVDDCLKSISTELEAIQMVKHLTSLCNKGGFVLTKWVSNSRAVLESIPPDDRAEETKELDLDKDNLPMERALGLHWCVETNVFKFKLAIQERPCTRKGILSVIGSVYDPLGFLAPFTLLAKLILHNLCREKLGWDESITQTXSHSWTEWLKDLYKMSKFKVDRCIKPKTFGKIGNAQQHHFSDASESGYGTVSYLRQQNVNKRVHVAFLMGKDRVAPLKQMTIPRMELTAAVLAVKIDIMLRKELQFQLEESTFWTDSTTVLKYINNENKRFMTFVANRVSFVLGATNVSQWRYVNTKENPADEASRGQTANCFLNNKRWINGPKFLSKPSREWPKLELGFEISTKDPEIKQNILVNVIEKNSYDTVNNLITHFSSWNKLITSVAWFLKIKTRLLMKIREKKQITESILEENPEEREKEIKVQMQVFEASHKLLCLDDLLKAENAIISFCQRQKYKEEILTLQAGGEGVKRSSQLYKLDPIWEGDLLRMGGRLNRLAMPEEMKRPIILAKDFYITTLLLRHIHEQIGHGGRNYMLSQLRKKYWVTKANSAARKIIKNCIICTRERGKLGIQKMADLPVERITPDKPPFTDVGVDYFGPMEVKRGRSLVKRYGVIFTCMASRAVHLEVASTLDTDSCIQALRRFICRRGQVTSLRSDNGSNFVGADRELKKALKDLNQDKIQYTMLQQGIKWNFNPPMGSHHGGIWERLIRIVRNVLRSVLRQQILDDEGLQTLFCEIEAILNDRPITKSSDDPNDLEVLTPNHILLLKPNPTLPPGLFVKEDLYMKCRWKQVQYMANLFWRRWIQEYLPLIQERQ; the protein is encoded by the exons atggttatatggttatatacatcCTTCTTACAGAATATGATTAATAATGATTATGCCGAAAGGATACCAACGAATCAACTATATCGAGATGATGGAGAGATCTGGTATATTAAGCTCCATGGGGTGTACCACTCGAAGAAAGGAAcattgagggtggtctttgactgtgcgGCAGTCTTTAAAGGGACATCGCTTAACAGTGAactactgcaaggtccagaccttactaactcactcattggagttctcatcaaatttaggcaagaaccgatagctttgatggctgatatcagaTCAATGTTTCGTCAAGTGAAAGTAACTGGTAAACATATTGATTATCTGCGATTCGtatggtggcctgaaggggatgTGCAACAAGACCTTGTTGATCACCGAATGAAAGTACATCTTTACGGAGCAgtgtcatctccaagttgtgcGAATTTCGCTTTGAGGAAAACCGCAGACGATAATAAAGATTATttcccagaggaggtaatttCCACTTTGATAATTAATTTTTATGTGGACGATTGCCTAAAATCCATATCTACTGAGTTAGAGGCAATTCAAATGGTGAAACACCTAACCtctctctgcaataagggaggatttgtACTTACCAAGTGGGTCAGCAACAGTCGTGCTGttttggaaagcattccaccagatgacaGAGCGGAAGAAACCAAGGAGTTGGATTTAGACAAAGACAACTTGCCAATGGAAAGGGCACTGGGACTGCACTGGTGCGTGGAAACGAATGTGTTTAAGTTTAAATTGGCGATTCAGGAACGACCATGCACAAGAAAGGGTATCTTATCTGTGATTGGTTCAGTATACGATCCtttgggatttcttgcaccatttacactgTTAGCCAAGTTAATTTTACACAATCTGTGTAGAGAAAAACTTGGTTGGGATGAGAGTATAACTCAAA CCTCGCACAGTTGGACAGAATGGTTAAAAGACCTCTACAAAATGTCAAAGTTTAAGGTAGATCGGTGTATAAAGCCTAAAACCTTTGGTAAAATCGGAAATGCACAACAGCATCACTTTTCGGATGCCAGCGAAAGTGGTTATGGGACTGTTTCATACTTAAGACAACAAAATGTAAACAAAAGAGTGcatgttgcattcttaatgggaaaagacagagtagcaccattgaagcaaatgacgattcccagaatggaacttacagcagcagtcttagctgttaaaattgacataatgctgagaaaggaactgcaatttcaactggaagaatctacCTTCTGGACCGATAGCACTACGGTTTTGAAATACATTAACAATGAAAACAAACGTTTTATGACATTTGTTGCAAATAGAGTTTCTTTTGTACTAGGAGCTACTAATGTTTCTCAATGGAGATATGTTaatacaaaggaaaatcctgcggatgaagccTCTAGGGGACAAACAGCAAATTGCTTTCTTAAtaacaagagatggatcaatgggccAAAGTTTCTTAGTAAGCCAagtagagaatggccaaagcttgaactCGGATTTGAAATCTCTACAAAAGAtccagaaattaaacaaaacattttggtGAATGTGATTGAAAAAAACTCATATGACACCGTGAATAATTTAATTACCCACTTTTCATCATGGAATAAATTGATAACATCAGTAGCCtggtttcttaaaataaaaacaagattgtTGATGAAGATTCGGGAAAAgaaacaaataacagaaagtatcTTGGAGGAGAATCCtgaggaaagggaaaaggagatcAAAGTCCAGATGCAAGTTTTTGAAGCTTCACATAAGCTTCTATGTCTTGATGATCTCCTCAAAGCAGAAAATGCGATCATTTCTTTCTGTCAAAGACAGAAATACAAGGAAGAGATATTAACATTGCAAGCTGGAGGAGAGGGAGTAAAAAGAAGTAGTCAATTGTATAAGCTCGACCCAATCTGGGAAGGAGATCTTCTGCGGATGGGTGGGCGCCTAAACAGATTGGCAATGCCTGAAGAAATGAAACGTCCTATCATTCTCGCTAAGGACTTTTACATAACGACATTATTATTACGGCATATTCATGAACAAATTGGGCATGGAGGAAGAAATTACATGCTATCCCAACTTCGTAAAAAATATTGGGTTACCAAGGCTAATTCAGCAGCAAGAAAGATAATAAAAAATTGCATCATATGCACGCGAGAGCGTGGGAAACTTGGTATACAGAAGATGGCAGACTTGCCTGTGGAGAGGATCACTCCAGACAAACCTCCATTCACGGATGTGGGGGTGGATTATTTTGGTCCTATGGAGGTTAAGAGAGGACGTAGCCTTGTGAAAAGATATGGTGTGATCTTCACTTGTATGGCAAGTAGAGCGgtacatcttgaagttgcatctacactCGACACGGACTCATGTATTCAAGCATTAAGGAGATTTATTTGTCGACGGGGTCAAGTTACTTCGTTAAGATCGGATAATGGTTCGAATTTCGTTGGAGCGGATAGGGAACTAAAAAAGGCACTCAAAGACTTAAATCAGGATAAAATCCAATATACTATGCTTCAACAAGGCATAAAATGGAACTTTAATCCTCCAATGGGTTCCCATCATGGCGGTATTTGGGAACGATTAATTCGTATAGTACGAAATGTGCTGCGCTCCGTTCTTAGACAACAAATTTTGGACGATGAAGGGTTACAAACACTGTTTTGTGAAATTGAGGCGATTTTAAACGATCGACCTATTACGAAAAGTTCTGATGATCCTAATGACCTGGAAGTACTCACACCAAATCATATTCTTCTGCTAAAACCCAATCCAACACTTCCACCTGGGCTTTTTGTAAAAGAGGATTTGTatatgaaatgtagatggaagcAAGTACAATATATGGCAAATCTTTTTTGGAGGAGATGGATACAAGAGTATTTGCCTTTAATCCAAGAACGACAATGA